The proteins below come from a single Juglans regia cultivar Chandler chromosome 12, Walnut 2.0, whole genome shotgun sequence genomic window:
- the LOC108983632 gene encoding protein BIG GRAIN 1-like A: protein MDRWGKSLREDRHRHRRDNPSFSSTLLDTIYRSIDEGHGKEREEEIILYRETMRKKQSDGLKEQEAEIASFRRPCMIDNYWIDKKVKEKVSGRRNSTADLERKSRDDRGFMLQNSSSSSSESSSGAGFSSSESEPVHASKPRASCYSMQRPKPIRTGFSEKPQSEKFGGGYGERSNYISSSTQKPKHENGFVKTKSKALKIYGDLKKVKQPISPGGRLANFLNSLFTAGNAKKEKMSSSSVVGGYDSTSSERKSKSTTTTSTCSSASSFSRSCLITTPPPRSKFSNSTSGAKRSVRFCPVSVIVDEDCRPCGHKSLPDQDKPGIMAVSTIGTEGDEEIKCYVMSGSYRVEEVTKDGLFKNYHKEKQDMDMREVVLQDHDNGDSSEEEEEDDDAASCSSSDLFELDNLSDIGIERYREELPVYETTHFDTNRAIANGLIM, encoded by the coding sequence ATGGATAGGTGGGGCAAATCGCTACGAGAAGATCGCCACCGACACCGGAGAGACAACCCATCTTTCTCTTCCACTCTTCTCGACACCATTTATCGGTCCATCGACGAAGGCCACGGCAAAGAACGGGAAGAGGAAATCATTCTTTACAGAGAAACCATGAGAAAGAAACAGAGCGATGGCCTAAAAGAACAAGAAGCAGAAATTGCGAGCTTCCGACGACCATGCATGATCGATAACTACTGGATTGacaagaaagtgaaagaaaaggtATCGGGACGCCGGAACTCCACGGCGGACTTAGAAAGAAAATCGAGAGATGACCGCGGTTTTATGTTGCAGAATTCCAGCTCGAGCTCTTCGGAGTCCAGCTCCGGAGCAGGGTTCTCTTCGTCCGAGTCGGAACCCGTTCATGCGTCGAAACCAAGGGCTTCGTGTTACTCTATGCAGAGGCCGAAACCTATTCGGACCGGTTTTTCCGAGAAGCCTCAATCGGAGAAGTTTGGTGGTGGCTATGGTGAACGAAGCAAttatatttcttcttcaacGCAAAAGCCAAAGCACGAGAACGGTTTCGTGAAGACCAAATCCAAGGCCCTGAAAATCTACGGAGATTTGAAGAAGGTGAAGCAGCCGATATCTCCCGGTGGACGCCTCGCGAACTTTCTCAACTCACTTTTCACAGCAGGAAACGCAAAGAAGGAAAAGATGTCGTCGTCCTCAGTCGTTGGAGGGTATGATTCAACCAGTTCGGAGAGAAAATCCAAGTCTACAACCACAACGTCCACATGTTCTTCCGCGTCTTCGTTTTCGCGGTCTTGTCTAATCACGACACCGCCTCCGAGAAGCAAATTCAGCAATAGCACCAGCGGTGCGAAAAGGTCGGTGAGGTTTTGCCCTGTTAGTGTGATTGTGGACGAGGATTGCAGGCCATGCGGGCATAAAAGTCTACCTGATCAGGACAAACCGGGGATAATGGCTGTTTCTACCATAGGAACAGAGGGGGACGAGGAAATCAAATGTTATGTAATGAGTGGCAGTTATCGGGTTGAGGAAGTTACCAAAGATGGTCTGTTCAAGAATTATCATAAAGAAAAGCAGGACATGGATATGAGAGAGGTGGTTCTTCAAGATCACGACAATGGAGATTCTtctgaggaagaagaagaagatgatgatgcaGCCAGTTGTTCAAGCTCTGATCTGTTCGAATTGGATAATCTTTCAGATATTGGGATCGAGAGGTACCGTGAAGAATTGCCTGTTTATGAAACAACGCATTTCGATACCAATCGAGCCATTGCCAATGGCTTAATTATGTAA